In Thermodesulfobacteriota bacterium, one genomic interval encodes:
- a CDS encoding 4Fe-4S binding protein, whose translation MDRDRQLKKVRFYKRFFPKKFPRYNPARLKFIARIIEKKYLEGDELFCLPHDHVIAIGKTIEKGPDTILPSKVVEHFIEKASFRFVMNKCICRECMPCKTYPHEIGCLFLGEPARDIHPDLGRELTVAEALEHVRMAAAKGLVFSVGKSKLDTVWLGIGPGDRLFTICMCCPCCCITRGLVTGHPLLGRNYNRMPGLTMTVTDDCAGCGTCIEDGVCIFDAIHLEEGMARINDNCKGCGRCAEKCPHQAIQAVIENRDYVTRAIERLSSKIDVT comes from the coding sequence ATGGACAGAGACAGACAATTAAAAAAAGTGCGCTTTTACAAAAGATTTTTCCCGAAAAAATTTCCCCGGTACAACCCGGCCCGCCTTAAATTTATCGCCAGGATCATCGAGAAAAAATACCTGGAGGGCGACGAACTGTTCTGCCTGCCCCACGACCATGTCATTGCCATCGGGAAAACCATCGAAAAGGGACCGGACACCATCCTGCCCTCAAAGGTGGTCGAACATTTTATTGAAAAAGCGAGTTTCCGGTTCGTGATGAACAAATGCATCTGCCGCGAGTGCATGCCCTGCAAAACCTATCCTCATGAAATCGGGTGCCTTTTCCTTGGCGAACCGGCCCGGGATATTCACCCCGATCTGGGCCGGGAACTGACCGTGGCCGAAGCCCTGGAGCACGTCCGCATGGCGGCCGCAAAAGGGCTGGTCTTTTCCGTGGGCAAAAGCAAACTTGATACGGTCTGGCTCGGCATCGGCCCGGGGGACAGGCTTTTCACCATCTGCATGTGCTGCCCCTGCTGCTGCATCACCCGCGGCCTGGTCACGGGTCATCCCCTGCTGGGCAGAAATTACAACCGCATGCCGGGCCTGACAATGACGGTGACGGACGACTGCGCCGGTTGCGGGACATGTATTGAGGATGGCGTCTGCATTTTCGACGCCATCCACCTGGAGGAGGGAATGGCGCGGATCAATGACAACTGCAAGGGTTGCGGCCGCTGCGCTGAAAAATGCCCGCACCAGGCCATTCAGGCGGTTATCGAAAACCGGGATTACGTCACCCGGGCCATCGAACGGCTGAGTTCGAAAATCGATGTCACCTGA
- a CDS encoding transglutaminase domain-containing protein, with translation MKKIWPWPALALILLGIALSVWIQRARQNSSYILSKQIRYSFTVQNITNQVIKDGVLSVYAPVKQTSAQLCTAIETSYPHELVVDTLGNQILTFSFSEFPPFATKIITIKADLLFADKPVRRAVSRKDRDLFLQPEKYVECDQPAIASQARAFKNWRSLRTAENIFKWVADNIQSDGYVRNERGAVYALNNKKGDCTEYMDLFTALCRAAKIPTRRVGGYVCPGNAVLSASAFHNWAEFYHGRRWYPADPQNRVFMKNAETYVAMRIISDAVANDIMQGSNRFHLRGEGLTVKMDM, from the coding sequence ATGAAAAAGATATGGCCGTGGCCTGCGCTGGCGCTGATCCTGCTGGGGATCGCATTATCTGTATGGATTCAACGGGCGAGACAAAACAGTTCGTATATACTCTCAAAACAAATCCGATACAGTTTCACCGTTCAGAATATCACCAATCAGGTGATCAAAGACGGCGTTCTTTCGGTCTATGCGCCGGTAAAGCAGACATCCGCCCAGTTATGCACGGCTATCGAAACCTCATATCCTCATGAACTGGTAGTCGACACCCTTGGCAATCAGATCCTGACGTTTTCCTTCAGCGAATTTCCTCCTTTTGCGACGAAAATAATCACCATCAAGGCCGACCTGCTGTTTGCGGACAAGCCCGTCCGGCGGGCCGTCAGCAGGAAAGACCGCGACCTTTTTTTACAGCCGGAGAAGTATGTTGAATGCGATCAGCCGGCGATTGCGTCACAGGCGCGAGCGTTTAAAAACTGGCGCTCCCTCCGAACCGCGGAAAATATATTCAAGTGGGTCGCCGATAACATCCAGAGCGACGGGTACGTGCGCAATGAGAGAGGGGCGGTGTATGCCTTGAACAACAAAAAGGGGGACTGCACCGAATATATGGATCTGTTCACGGCCTTATGCCGGGCGGCGAAGATTCCGACCCGAAGAGTCGGGGGATATGTTTGTCCTGGTAACGCCGTTCTGTCAGCCTCCGCATTCCACAACTGGGCTGAATTTTACCATGGCCGCCGATGGTATCCGGCGGATCCGCAAAACCGGGTTTTCATGAAGAATGCAGAAACCTATGTCGCCATGAGAATTATAAGTGATGCCGTAGCAAATGATATTATGCAGGGCTCCAACCGCTTTCATCTACGGGGAGAAGGCCTGACAGTTAAAATGGATATGTAA
- a CDS encoding Ig-like domain-containing protein, with the protein MSTSNRLRQGVSFLIAAVFCIMGFWTTSAVAAETFCASVKIEIRQQLSLERQAFDAHMRINNGLSNMDLTDLNVTITFTDKEGNPVIATTNPNDNRNYPEVGFFIRKDSDNIAAIDSEGSWEINDVVASSSSDLHWLIIPVPGSAGDQPDGKLYYVGAKLSYRMGTGGDEQVVNVTPDYIYVKPLPDLTLDYFLTRQVYGDDPLTSGVEPSVPFTLGVRAKNTGNNSAYRLKIDSAQPTIIENSQDLLIGFSIIASEVNGVTTDNSLLVELGDVAPGKAAVGRWQMICSLAGEFTEFNASVSHADGLGGQVTSIISGINTLSLAKDVLVDLPGRDSVADFLARDIEAPYAITKVCESEAVGETWDTDVVTYVATAVQSGGLYKIDFTPSGAPGEFIYCKVTDPFDGQKAISEVIRSDGKRVKAQNAWLSKERTDPDHPEAGWSYYVNLFDVNTTGRYDVALGNAAGNQPPSFVPALSKTGVEGQELIFEVRATDPEGDTLQLSLSNLPDGANFTDNGDGSGTFCWTPSAGQAGSYMLSFRASDGELITMQIVPVTISAGNDSDGDGMDDNWELEHFGNLDRDGSGDFDGDGISDLDEYVNDTDPTREDYGPSAPAIASPGDGQETSALSPTLEIDNSTDPDGDSLTYDFEVFSDPQFTSQVAAGQNVAETADQTAWIVSGTLNDNTLYYWRVRAFDGVGYSLWTYGAFFVNTANDAPGAFHISRPAAGSFVDTTTPVLEVTNSTDIDRDVLTYNFEVFADADLTTAVTSTASIPRGAGGATAWTVDTALVDGNQYYWRAIAVDPHGGQTATATGSFTVLLSNQAPTSPAISVPTDGATVTANSLDIIVSSAEDADSDPLVYDFQMDIVDTFDGPGLVTAEGVVGDVWTIAWYVTDLAGNTTYYWRARAFDGQAYGPWVTGRFFVNPVNEAPLAPTLKNPGENAWVNTLTPELSVHPAVDPDGDNLTYYFEVYADSTLETLVYSGTSSQPSLVVPSGLNDNTRYYWRAMAEDPAGEISGWTAAATFFIKQYASAPDELTVNVTANAGDPLSNVPVYAFSASGTYTGLNTITDADGV; encoded by the coding sequence ATGAGTACGAGCAATCGATTGAGACAAGGGGTTTCTTTTCTGATAGCCGCTGTTTTCTGCATCATGGGCTTCTGGACGACCTCGGCTGTTGCTGCTGAAACATTTTGCGCTTCGGTCAAGATTGAGATCCGGCAGCAATTGTCCCTGGAGCGACAAGCCTTTGATGCGCATATGCGCATTAATAACGGTCTTTCCAATATGGATCTTACCGACCTCAATGTGACCATTACTTTTACGGACAAAGAAGGAAATCCGGTAATTGCGACCACCAATCCGAATGACAATCGAAATTATCCCGAGGTCGGTTTTTTTATTCGAAAAGACTCGGACAATATTGCCGCCATTGATTCCGAAGGCTCTTGGGAAATTAATGACGTTGTCGCCTCGTCTTCATCCGATCTTCACTGGCTTATTATCCCGGTTCCAGGCTCGGCAGGCGACCAGCCCGATGGCAAACTTTATTATGTCGGGGCCAAGTTATCCTACAGGATGGGTACGGGAGGAGACGAGCAGGTCGTTAACGTTACACCGGACTATATCTATGTTAAGCCCTTGCCTGATCTGACCTTGGACTATTTCTTGACTCGACAGGTCTATGGCGATGACCCTTTGACTTCTGGAGTCGAACCGTCGGTCCCGTTTACGCTCGGTGTGAGAGCAAAGAACACGGGCAACAACTCTGCATATAGATTGAAGATCGATTCCGCGCAACCAACAATTATCGAAAACTCCCAAGACTTATTGATCGGGTTTTCCATAATCGCCAGTGAAGTGAACGGGGTGACGACCGATAACAGTCTGCTGGTTGAACTGGGAGATGTCGCGCCGGGAAAAGCCGCGGTCGGGCGCTGGCAGATGATCTGCAGCCTGGCCGGTGAATTTACCGAGTTCAACGCCAGCGTATCGCATGCGGATGGGCTTGGTGGGCAGGTGACGTCAATCATCAGCGGCATCAACACCCTGTCTCTTGCCAAGGACGTGCTTGTGGATCTGCCGGGGCGGGACAGTGTTGCGGACTTTCTGGCAAGAGATATTGAAGCGCCATATGCCATTACGAAAGTATGTGAATCAGAGGCCGTGGGGGAAACCTGGGACACGGATGTCGTCACCTATGTCGCTACTGCTGTCCAATCCGGTGGCCTTTATAAGATCGACTTTACTCCGTCGGGTGCGCCGGGTGAATTCATTTATTGTAAGGTCACAGATCCGTTTGACGGGCAGAAAGCCATCAGCGAGGTCATTCGCAGCGACGGAAAACGGGTAAAAGCTCAAAACGCATGGCTATCCAAGGAACGGACCGATCCGGACCACCCTGAAGCCGGTTGGAGTTATTATGTCAATTTGTTTGATGTGAATACTACCGGCAGGTATGACGTTGCTCTTGGTAATGCTGCCGGCAATCAACCCCCATCATTTGTTCCTGCGCTGTCAAAAACCGGAGTCGAAGGTCAGGAATTGATATTTGAAGTCCGGGCCACGGATCCGGAAGGGGATACGCTCCAGCTTTCCCTTTCCAATCTGCCGGACGGTGCGAACTTTACGGACAACGGCGATGGTTCCGGAACGTTCTGCTGGACGCCCAGCGCCGGTCAGGCTGGTTCTTACATGCTTTCCTTCCGGGCTTCCGATGGCGAACTGATCACCATGCAGATTGTGCCGGTGACCATTTCCGCGGGCAATGACAGCGACGGCGACGGCATGGATGATAACTGGGAATTGGAGCATTTCGGAAATCTGGACCGGGATGGCAGCGGCGATTTTGACGGCGACGGCATCTCCGACCTGGATGAATACGTAAATGACACCGATCCGACCAGAGAAGACTATGGCCCATCCGCTCCGGCCATTGCGTCGCCGGGAGACGGTCAGGAAACGTCGGCCCTTTCTCCGACCCTGGAAATCGACAACAGCACGGACCCTGACGGCGACAGCCTGACTTATGATTTTGAAGTGTTTTCGGACCCGCAATTCACCAGTCAGGTGGCGGCGGGCCAGAACGTAGCGGAAACCGCTGACCAAACTGCCTGGATCGTCAGCGGAACCCTGAATGACAATACCCTCTATTACTGGCGGGTCCGGGCTTTTGACGGCGTCGGTTACAGCCTGTGGACATACGGCGCCTTTTTCGTGAACACGGCCAATGACGCGCCCGGCGCTTTTCATATCAGTCGGCCGGCCGCCGGTTCTTTTGTGGATACAACAACGCCCGTGCTTGAAGTCACCAACAGCACTGATATTGATCGGGATGTCCTGACATATAATTTCGAGGTTTTTGCGGACGCCGATCTGACAACGGCGGTCACTTCGACCGCGAGTATCCCCCGAGGCGCCGGTGGCGCCACCGCCTGGACGGTTGATACCGCTCTTGTTGATGGAAACCAGTATTACTGGCGGGCCATAGCCGTTGATCCCCACGGCGGGCAGACCGCAACGGCAACCGGCTCGTTCACCGTGCTGCTGTCCAACCAGGCGCCGACGTCGCCGGCCATCAGCGTGCCTACCGACGGTGCGACGGTGACCGCCAACAGCCTGGACATCATCGTTTCAAGTGCCGAAGACGCGGACAGCGATCCGCTGGTTTATGATTTTCAGATGGATATCGTCGATACGTTTGACGGCCCGGGCCTGGTCACGGCCGAAGGCGTTGTCGGCGACGTCTGGACGATAGCCTGGTATGTGACCGACCTGGCGGGCAACACTACTTATTATTGGCGGGCGCGGGCCTTTGACGGCCAGGCTTACGGCCCCTGGGTGACGGGACGCTTTTTCGTCAATCCGGTGAATGAGGCTCCCCTGGCGCCGACCCTCAAGAACCCGGGCGAAAACGCCTGGGTCAATACATTGACGCCGGAACTGTCCGTTCATCCGGCGGTTGACCCGGACGGCGACAACCTGACCTATTATTTCGAGGTTTACGCGGACAGCACGTTGGAGACGCTGGTCTATTCCGGCACGTCATCCCAGCCGTCTTTGGTTGTACCCTCCGGCCTTAACGATAATACCCGTTATTACTGGCGGGCCATGGCTGAAGATCCGGCCGGCGAGATAAGCGGCTGGACGGCGGCGGCGACATTCTTTATCAAGCAGTATGCATCCGCCCCGGATGAGCTGACGGTGAACGTGACAGCCAATGCCGGCGATCCTCTTTCTAACGTGCCCGTATACGCCTTTTCAGCGTCAGGGACTTATACCGGCCTCAACACAATAACGGACGCCGACGGCGT